aacaaaggtagaacaatataacacaagattttctacttagatgtcggtgaagaggagggattgcagctcctagtgctccttaatttgttaaagtctcttcatttttttagcttgtcggcattcttcccaatactcttgaggacacctaaaaagagcagaatgaaattatacaaacctgtgcacaagaactatgtaattctaagtggtggatcatgtctgtcacaagttcgccactaactttttgaccattatgcacagattgtagacaagcatgaaaataagcagaaccataaatataagcgaataaaggatacctttcaatcttcgaaatcttcttttctggttggcccgtctccttttcttctcttcttttgttaactctgcctcttctttgatgtttccttttccatgaaaaatctcctcaggggcaagcatagccgcatctgagacggccaatggagcaacctgcaaaaccattgtatttcagtgactcgaaactatttttaccataaactaaaagacaactccaaaagatatttttacctcttccattgctagagcaggtacattgacttgtatagacatatcctcaataacctacatcataacttatggtcaatcaagaaataaatactaaaatatgAAGTCACAAGAATATGAAGTCACAAGGAATACAGAATATGAAGTCACAAGACTGAAATACTAACTAAGATCAATAAGTTGTCAAATTTTGTATCAATGATGGATTCCTTCTGAATTGAGCATTAAGCTTCATtccaaacaaaaagagaaaaagaatgacTGTACAATAGGTATTACCTTCTTAATAGAGAGAATTAAATTGTGGATGAATCTAGGTGCAGTGCAGTTGATTCCAATAGCAACGACTTTGTTGCATGAATCAGCCAGAGAAACACATTCAGCCATAGAATCTCCACTAACAACATTGATCCCATCCTTCGAAGTGAAAGAAAACCAAGCTGGAATTTTTGTGTCACACTCCAAAAGAAGTTCAACATATGCCTGTAAAAGAAGTCATAATTAGGATCCACTAAAAGGAACATCTTGAGCAAAATAAGAatctcaagtctagggttccactAAAATCAAGCTTCTTAATATTTGCAGTAGATTCTTGTAACAAACTCTGTTCTGAATTTCTGTTTTAGCTAAATCTTATCCAAAGCCTCAACTATTTGTGCCATTTTACTCTTTGGTATTGAGTACCCCAAGTACCTAAATGTGCAACGAAGGAAGAGCAGGAACCATTGCTTAGCTCTACAAATACATCAAAAGATACTTGAGCTTCAAGTTTATTTGGAATTGTTTCAAAAGCAATTATATCAGCTCCAGCTTCAGAAAGAACCTCAAGCCTTCTCCTGTGAAAATCTTTGACGATTTCCACAGTAATTTCTTGGCCATAGTTTCCACTACAAACAGAACAATCACATGATCATCTAATGAAGACCTCCATATCATACTGTAGTCCCGAGCAGCATTAACAAGATGCACCTGTACTCAGAACCATCTGCTAGATATGCTCCATAGCTTCCTATTGATGCAGCAACCAACACAGGACGCTGCTTCAGGTTGATTGCGCCCTCACTGAATCCATAGCTTCCTATTGATGCAGCAACCAATAGCAGGAGGAGGGGGGCACGATTTTTACCGTAGCCTTCGAGGTTCTATAAAATTCATAACTCGCTATagcatatttataaattatagaaGCATAATGAAACGATCCTAAAAAACCCAAGATACTACAAAATACACTACAGAG
This genomic stretch from Zingiber officinale cultivar Zhangliang chromosome 7A, Zo_v1.1, whole genome shotgun sequence harbors:
- the LOC121999399 gene encoding homocysteine S-methyltransferase 2-like, giving the protein MDREQQINDLEMQQSALLDSDGCWIFFSVHLDDEGDDEHNLEGYGKNRAPLLLLLVAASIGSYGFSEGAINLKQRPVLVAASIGSYGAYLADGSEYSGNYGQEITVEIVKDFHRRRLEVLSEAGADIIAFETIPNKLEAQAYVELLLECDTKIPAWFSFTSKDGINVVSGDSMAECVSLADSCNKVVAIGINCTAPRFIHNLILSIKKLNAQFRRNPSLIQNLTTY